One genomic region from Cryptococcus deuterogattii R265 chromosome 7, complete sequence encodes:
- a CDS encoding THO complex subunit 4 → MDVDKSLDDIIADKKQPKPQQQRRPHAPRHSAGNAPRQTPYARLPPKSTSEKWTHDAYRGPGAPRGGRPAAAPFRASVPLTTGSPVLSRESPRIEIIGLHYEVTAEDLKSIFSQAGEIVTGPTIVYDRSGRSTGAAWMEYSNVQQAKAAINKFDGAMTKGQTISIRFAIPRFPPSSVRGRPGAGRGAGRGAAPAQNLLSRIQGAPGTKAPAPAANDRDVRGGRGARGGRGRGGNAGGRPRRQDVKPDDLDKELDSFMKQDAAGDVEMS, encoded by the exons ATGGACGTGGACAAATCTCTCGACGACATCATTGCCGACAAGAAGCAACCAAAgcctcagcagcagcggagGCCTCATGCTCCACGACACTCTGCCGGTAACGCGCCTCGACAAACGCCTTACGCC AGGCTTCCCCCCAAATCAACTTCAGAGAAGTGGACCCATGATGCCTACCGCGGACCAGGCGCGCCTCGAGGTGGGCGACCTGCAGCGGCGCCATTCCGGGCGTCTGTGCCCCTTACGACTGGTAGTCCTGTATTATCTAGGGAGTCTCCAAGGATTGAAATTATCGGATTGCACTATGAGGTCACTGCGGAAGATTTGAAG TCGATCTTTTCTCAAGCTGGTGAAATTGTCACCGGCCCCACTATTGTT TACGACCGCTCTGGCCGATCAACAGGTGCAGCTTGGATGGAATACTCCAATGTTCAACAAGCCAAGGCAGCAATCAACAAGTTTGACGGTGCCATGACTAAGG GTCAAACTATTTCGATCCGGTTCGCCATTCCTCGGTTCCCACCATCTAGTGTCCGCGGTCGTCCAGGTGCCGGACGTGGTGCCGGACGTGGTGCCGCTCCTGCTCAAAATTTACTCTCTAGGATTCAAGGCGCTCCCGGTACTAAAGcccctgctcctgctgctaATGATAGGGATGTAAGGGGAGGACGTGGCGCACGTGGCGG ACGGGGACGTGGTGGTAATGCTGGCGGCCGACCTCGACGACAAGACGTCAAGCCCGACGATTTGGATAAAGAATTGGACTCGTTCATGAAGCAGGATGCT GCTGGTGATGTTGAGATGTCGTAA
- a CDS encoding endoplasmic oxidoreductin 1, with translation MRLSAKLAVLSLVAAVSAQLEGLSSRGKSAFGLEHKPDSRVARNVLEGKSEGYCSPSGPIESTHCLYETVESLNQQLFPILHELVETPFFRHYKVDLYKECPFWYENGFCMNRNCGVEEMDENEIPEKWRARALSEVKVSSEDEGVSSCYFKEQDFCYVEDDADANGQYVDLTLNPERFTGYAGDSAHNVWRAIYEENCFGLSEASLSEMSKASVGISGLGSMGKSGLASAVVGAGGVSRSSKGINGAPGWGFSKLSEGWGTEMVKAPLNGEEMCEEKKIYYRVISGLHASISIHICADYLDQTTGEWAPNLDCFISRLATHPERLSNVYFNAVLLLRAVARAAPYLKAYDISTSPAGLLKEGDKKAKTRLGEVLSLAGGQGMGKGFDEADFFAGEDSGILKEQFKSHFRNVSRIMDCVGCDKCRLWGKLQVSGIGTALKILFELDDKALDPKINPDLLQRSEVVALFNTLHRISESLASVEQFRQIYAATQKAETEASKIKAVKTARKKHSPSPMTPPPAFSLTNIQRITARMWEKLGRNCKGCLEVCLQTLESGKLGELATSFRRWVGGIGEDRDL, from the exons ATGCGTCTGTCAGCGAAACTAGCAGTACTCAGTTTGGTCGCTGCAGTGTCAGCACAACTAGAAGGTTTAAGCAGCCGTGGAAAGTCTGCTTTTGGTCTTGAACACAAGCCTGATAGTAGAGTGGCTCGTAATGTGCTAGAGGGCAAATCGGAGGGCTACTGTTCT CCTTCTGGCCCCATAGAATCAACCCATTGTCTGTATGAGACAGTAGAGTCCCTTAATCAACAATTGTTCCCGATCTTACATGAGCTTGTGGAAACACCTTTTTTCAGACATTACAAGGTTGACCTGTACAAAGAATGTCCGTTTTGGTACGAAAATGGATTTTGCATGAATAGAAATTGTGgggttgaagagatggatgag AATGAGATACCTGAAAAATGGCGAGCGAGAGCATTGTCAGAGGTCAAGGTATCATCAGAG GATGAGGGTGTGTCCAGCTGTTACTTTAAAGAGCAAGATTTTTGTTATGTCGAGGACGATGCGGATGCCA ATGGCCAGTACGTAGACTTGACTCTGAATCCTGAGAGATTTACGGGCTACGCTGGTGACTCTGCTCACAACGTTTGGAGAGCAATTTATGAAGAGAACTGCTTTGGTCTTTCAGAGGCGTCCCTTTCCGAGATGTCTAAAGCTTCCGTTGGCATCTCGGGTTTGGGAAGCatggggaagagtggaCTGGCGTCTGCTGTGGTAGGAGCTGGAGGTGTGAGCAGGTCTTCAAAAGGCATCAATGGTGCACCTGGATGGGGTTTCTCCAAGTTAagtgaaggatggggaacAGAGATGGTAAAGGCGCCGCTTaatggggaggagatgtgtgaggaaaagaagatctACTATCGAGTCATCTCTG GTCTTCACGCTTCTATTTCTATTCACATCTGCGCCGACTATCTCGATCAAACCACAGGCGAATGGGCGCCTAACCTTGACTGCTTCATCTCCCGTCTTGCTACCCATCCCGAACGCCTGTCCAATGTATATTTCAATGCTGTTCTGCTCCTTCGAGCTGTCGCGAGGGCTGCTCCCTATTTGAAAGCCTATGATATCAGTACATCGCCGGCCGGTCTGCTGAAGGAGGGTGATAAGAAGGCAAAGACCCGTCTGGGAGAAGTCCTTTCTTTGGCTGGTGGACAGGGTATGGGGAAGGGCTTTGATGAGGCTGACTTCTTTGCAGGTGAAGACTCTGGG ATCCTGAAGGAGCAGTTCAAATCCCATTTCCGTAATGTCTCACGCATTATGGATTGTGTAGGCTGCGATAAATGCCGCTTGTGGGGTAAACTTCAAGTCTCAGGTATCGGAACAGCTTTGAAGATCCTTTTTGAGCTGGACGACAAGGCTCTCGA CCCAAAAATTAACCctgatcttctccaacgcTCCGAAGTTGTCGCTCTTTTCAACACCCTGCATCGTATTAGTGAAAGCTTGGCGTCTGTGGAGCAGTTTAGGCAAATTTATGCTGCCACCCAAAAGGCTGAGACCGAGGCTTCCAAAATCAAAGCCGTAAAAACTGCCCGGAAGAAACATTCGCCTTCGCCGATGACTCCGCCGCCAGCGTTCAGCTTGACGAATATACAACGTATCACTGCTAGAATGTGGGAGAAATTAGGGAGAAATTGTAAAGGGTGTTTGGAAGTGTGTTTGCAGACTTTAGAGAGTGGAAAGTTGGGGGAGTTGGCGACATCGTTTCGTAGATGGGTCGGAGGCATAGGAGAAGATAGAGATCTATGA
- a CDS encoding low temperature-responsive protein gives MSYRIGVILGSTRRLSNTLGFSNYLASLVSAHFPSLTLETVHLATSPGHPLPLLLEDIPPAGHPKDTLPDAYEDESVRKWSATVLDWDGAIVITPQYNWSIPAPLKNAFDHLFNE, from the coding sequence ATGTCCTACAGGATTGGTGTCATCCTAGGCTCCACACGACGTCTCTCAAACACTCTCGGCTTCTCAAACTACCTCGCATCTCTAGTCTCCGCCCATTTCCCTAGCCTCACTCTCGAGACTGTCCATCTCGCTACCTCTCCGGGACAcccactcccactcctccTCGAAGATATCCCGCCTGCGGGTCACCCCAAGGATACACTGCCTGACGCATACGAAGATGAATCCGTACGAAAGTGGTCTGCCACTGTTCTAGATTGGGACGGAGCCATCGTAATCACACCGCAATACAATTGGTCCATCCCTGCACCTCTCAAAAACGCGTTTGATCACCTCTTCAATGAATAG
- a CDS encoding nuclear protein, producing the protein MSAHQQQLRRPSFQDQQQQHDVAANGSTHAQHVQEHKPATATASAKKRKASPAPTSTDRRRMSTGIYPSTDDDAASTSSKPVREPKRTRVHFSCVECHRRKQKCDRKEPCSQCVARRVPHLCRPFLNGVEDPNISNNKDVNARLNTIENLLTRLVSSIPQTVASRPLPFTGDTGSPDVSSLTASGEEIFHPHATPPDPAPRVAMPHKPPPSGLFPSNMSYTSPTSRTGYGWGLREGRRIALSLDDNFELRDMLQTLKESGVSQGHLEWLIAGVPGRRMADGLVELYFRDIDWTRYKINKFSFMSRYNKFFESIGRNPSCPKIDADTLKWLPLMFILLAIAALSAPHELVPRDEQLGWSRRFYGSARSGLEYAKALQRDNLDVLFAGLLASRYMLLTRRPAEGSAPVTTAFQLGLYRDGSVLNISDKKEVEIRRRAWAMLYHIDRTISLLVGRPASISDAHTDTQPPANLDDEEVESGDFDPAGHPLTTPTSYTYVIVRHKLAEIIGRIAYHTFAIQLPDYGTVVSLDRELLAWRDNLPSFFRMENPDTSLDQSHPYLFVQRHLLACEWYYTRITLNRPYLLRRKPQDSRYAYSKTAAIESAKADLLCRRAFVMEKGNLVVNSGGYRVLNSYMVLGVTIKLDPDSAQADELRQLLNIVSGRLPDSQNRISEPLVKEELAIVEFLTAKNLGKSSRPPPNRNAETSGGAGDDQTPVDLLLNLAKTRSGKRAAEEEKRQLRLQAAREKEEQRQAAKRNAGAGNISSSPWGYVAPPMPGLDVQQPFDNNGKRVPRPLQPPPTRRADGSFPDSTGWSPEMALALSQSSLKPQSSVNAAQALANGLQRFDSPNQSRALLSPGQGTGNLSLSPYGGFNGLPSLGDTSGLSGFDDGTGFFQSQPPPPVSLSDNLSSNGIGSTPSTGGPGSQDQNGMLDGSGVQQFGNANFDSFDFNDLGLDVRAPGQGGGFNPFALPQTEEGNAENSAPDDETMFLTYILNKFANAQPEL; encoded by the exons ATGTCAGCCCACCAGCAACAGCTCAGGCGTCCGTCCTTCCAGgatcagcagcaacagcacGACGTCGCCGCAAACGGGAGCACCCACGCCCAGCATGTTCAAGAGCACAAACCAGCAACCGCCACCGCATCCGCAAAAAAACGCAAAGCATCGCCTGCACCCACATCCACAGACAGACGGAGAATGTCAACAGGGATCTACCCTTCAACGGACGATGATGCAGCATCCACATCAAGCAAACCTGTCAGGGAACCGAAACGTACTCGAGTACATTTTTCATGTGTCGAGTGTCATCGACGGAAACAGAAGTGTGATCGAAAAGAACCCTGCTCGCAGTGTGTTGCCCGGCGTGTACCCCATTTGTGTCGACCATTCCTCAATGGCGTTGAAGATCCCAACAT ATCAAATAATAAGGACGTGAATGCTCGTCTGAATACTATCGAGAATCTCTTGACACGACTTGTATCCTCCATCCCGCAAACCGTCGCCTCTCGGCCGTTGCCATTTACTGGTGATACCGGCTCGCCCGACGTATCCTCCCTCACCGCATCAGGTGAAGAAATATTTCATCCCCATGCAACGCCTCCAGACCCTGCGCCTCGCGTCGCCATGCCTCATAAACCGCCTCCTTCTGgtcttttcccttccaatATGTCATATACATCTCCTACCTCTCGGACGGGGTATGGCTGGGGTCTGAGAGAGGGACGCAGAATAGCGCTGTCTCTGGATGATAACTTTGAGCTGAGGGATATGTTGCAGACGCTCAAGGAGAGTGGAGTCTCGCAAGGGCATCTCGAGTGGCTGATTGCGGGTGTTCCGGGCCGAAGGATGGCAGATGGATTGGTCGAGTTATATTTCCG GGACATTGA CTGGACTCGGTATAAAATCAACAAATTCTCCTTCATGTCGCGATACAACAAGTTTTTCGAATCTATTGGCCGAAACCCGTCATGCCCAAAAATTGACGCGGATACCCTCAAATGGCTCCCTCTCATGTTCATTCTT CTTGCCATTGCCGCACTCTCTGCGCCTCATGAACTTGTGCCCAGGGATGAACAACTGGGCTGGTCACGTAGATTCTATGGCTCGGCGCGAAGTGGATTGGAGTACGCCAAGGCTCTGCAACGGGACAATTTGGATGTTCTCTTCGCTGGATTGCTCGCATCTCGTTATAT GCTTCTCACACGTCGACCAGCCGAAGGCTCTGCACCTGTCACTACTGCTTTCCAACTCGGTCTGTATCGAGACGGTTCTGTGCTCAACATTTCCGATAAGAAGGAAGTTGAGATCCGTCGTCGGGCTTGGGCTATGCTCTACCACATTGACCGTACTATCTCCCTTCTGGTTGGTAGGCCTGCATCTATCTCTGACGCCCATACCGATACCCAACCGCCCGCGAatcttgatgatgaagaagttgagagcGGCGACTTTGACCCGGCCGGACATCCTTTGACCACACCGACTTCGTACACATACGTTATCGTGCGACACAAGCTTGCAGAGATTATCGGTCGTATCGCCTATCATACATTCGCAATCCAACTCCCCGACTATGGCACCGTTGTTTCTCTCGACCGCGAACTTCTCGCCTGGCGGGAtaaccttccttcctttttccgTATGGAAAACCCCGATACATCTCTTGACCAGTCTCACCCTTATCTCTTTGTCCAGCGGCATCTTCTTGCGTGCGAATGGTATTACACACGTATCACACTTAATCGGCCTTATCTTCTGAGGCGAAAACCCCAGGATAGTCGATATGCGTATTCGAAGACGGCAGCTATTGAGAGTGCAAAGGCGGACCTGCTGTGTAGGAGAGCATTTGTGATGGAAAAAGGTAATTTGGTTGTGAACAGTGGAGGGTATAGGGTGTTAAATTCATACATGGTCCTTGGTGTCACAATCAAAC TTGACCCCGACTCGGCGCAGGCCGATGAGCTCCGTCAACTCCTCAACATCGTCTCTGGTCGTCTTCCCGACTCACAAAACCGCATCTCTGAACCCcttgtcaaggaagaactCGCCATCGTTGAATTTCTCACCGCCAAGAATCTTGGCAAATCCTCGCGTCCCCCGCCTAACCGGAATGCAGAAACTTCTGGCGGTGCAGGCGATGACCAGACCCCCGTGGATCTTTTGCTCAACTTGGCGAAGACAAGAAGTGGGAAACGAGCcgccgaggaggaaaagagacaACTGCGATTACAAGCAgcgagagaaaaggaagagcaaagacaGGCGGCAAAGAGGAATGCTGGAGCGGGAAATATATCGTCCAGTCCTTGGGGATATGTGGCGCCTCCCATGCCCGGGTTAGATGTGCAACAGCCCTTTGACAACAATGGCAAGCGAGTCCCTCGTCCACTCCAGCCTCCTCCCACCCGCCGCGCAGATGGCTCCTTTCCTGATTCCACGGGTTGGTCCCCAGAGATGGCTCTTGCACTTTCCCAAAGCTCGCTCAAACCCCAGTCTTCTGTCAACGCAGCCCAAGCACTTGCCAATGGTCTTCAAAGATTTGATTCCCCAAATCAGAGTCGAGCGCTGTTGAGTCCAGGTCAGGGAACGGGCAACCTGAGTCTTTCGCCTTATGGTGGGTTTAATGGCTTGCCGTCTTTGGGCGATACATCCGGTTTGAGCGGGTTTGACGACGGTACAGGCTTTTTCCAATCCCAGCCGCCCCCGCCTGTGTCACTCTCCGATAATCTGTCGTCGAATGGAATAGGCTCCACTCCTAGTACTGGCGGCCCGGGGTCACAAGATCAAAATGGGATGTTAGATGGCAGCGGTGTGCAGCAGTTTGGAAATGCCAACTTCGATTCGTTTGATTTCAACGATCTGGGGTTGGATGTTAGAGCTCCTGGGCAGGGAGGAGGATTCAATCCTTTCGCCCTACCCCAGACAGAAGAGGG GAATGCCGAAAATAGTGCCCCTGATGACGAGACTATGTTCCTGACTTATATTCTCAACAAATTCGCAAACGCCCAACCTGAACTTTAA
- a CDS encoding U4/U6.U5 tri-snRNP-associated protein 3 — protein MSSRGGFDRDARYSRDEPSGGRTRSQSPSRDRMRDDRDGGYKKVYRDRDYKDRDRSLPYSGRERERGTDDRRRERDYEGHSSKYDKPSERAYDRDRGKEKERWDPNDDPSYRPRREDGYERSRGQSGYPPRGGRGGGYSRGVGRDYAERNPAYGGSGGGRDWRERDYQSMDRRAIEEGRRRREEERAMGVVYNEDDRIDPREEEREREERKREQESEEPDADDPEAQMAAMMGFGGFNSTKKKGIGQNIEGDASVHKQRTWRQYMNRRGGFNRPLDKVKD, from the exons ATGTCGTCAAGGGGTGGTTTCGACCGCGATGCGCGATACTCTCGCGATGAGCcaagtggaggaagaactaGGAGCCAAAGTCCCTCAAGAGACAGGATGAGAGACGATAGGG ACGGAGGTTACAAAAAAGTCTATAGAGATAGAGATTACAAGGACAGAGACAGGAGCCTCCCGTACAGTGGCCGCGAACGCGAGCGCGGCACAGACGACAggcggagagagagggatTATGAAGGGCACAGCTCGAAATATGACAAACCGAGCGAAAGGGCCTACGACCGTGATcgtggaaaagagaaggagagatgggaCCCCAATGACGATCCTAGTTACCGCCCTCGGCGCGAAGATGGCTATGAGCGTTCTAGAGGGCAGAGCGGTTACCCTCCTCGAGGTgggcgaggtggagggTATTCACGAGGGGTTGGCAGAGATTATGCCGAACGCAATCCTGCTTATGGAGGCTCCGGGGGAGGTAGGGATTGGCGTGAGAGAGATTATCAGTCCATGGACAGGCGAGCGATTGAGGAAGGTCGACGACGacgtgaagaagagagagcgATGGGTGTGGTGTacaatgaagatgatagaATCGATCCTCGAG aggaagaacgagaaagagaggagcGCAAGAGGGAACAGGAAAGCGAGGAACCTGATGCCGACGATCCAGAGGCACAAATGGCCGCAATGATGGGCTTTGGCGGGTTCAACAGTACCAAG AAAAAAGGCATTGGACAGAATATTGAGGGCGATGCCAGTGTCCACAAACAAAGGACTTGGAGACAATACATGAACAGGCGTGGTGGATTCAACAGGCCTTTGGACAAGGTCAAGGATTAG
- a CDS encoding BUB protein kinase: MDSPSAAPTTDFALIESQKENIRPLATGRSAATLSTVFKEPSAADKLLQQGHEQHRKAIEEADRRDAADEDMPDGLSDVLDVYNQYILFTVQHHPSSDAHLLPLLETTTRRFINDARYTHDIRYLKLWIMYARQIDRREEIWAFLESRDIGTRHSLFYEEWATTLEGLGRRKKADEIYRLGIARKASPLDRLKNRHKQFLERIMVLPSGVVPDDDPTPAPARTPSRSVLGQVRATPSFSVAGATQLAPSLRSTSVNNGRKMAIFADEEGKAEDTPASEWPEFGSRDERKKENTVEAGPWKGETLPQSAARGRMTPRTPKVEVFQDGEEGVAPVQTDFEVFSRHKQPPTEAELLKFDPLRHYDTTNLSTDIPSLPAPPSARKPPKPSKSTSSASAPTKPSSSTNAVRHVMQPWTCPTDGPLITLGNGKKEKRMFNWDLVYKDGEEWSFEEIRAKQRGLYGKEWRGEVQEWERQWHKPGSSSPPKPKPLEQCKPPSPTVNTKLAEAEVMRMFDQTIHGGKIGDSDSESDSEDDDEEDDNPIQVAPTPLPARTGSIQMLAPTPGGFVPPTPTPSAASRLFSNNENTKPVVFSDENAVPPSATKKKFNIFSDDPENNPTKTPLGPAPPSTTKSRAFGIFSDENQTPAKPMPLSTQETPGQRQSSSQNGIFSTPASVMPGRSVPLSRVTELIEEDGEENEVAEEEQAADQQEIVEPQVEQQEAQADVGEIIQDVEHVSLNDVQDEDELEDAAPRGMRRFNINLMTPITERTCEYTTFTQVTTAGRESFARVEEEEEEGEKEDLKEEHPTSTTSPEYDTTDAGMASGDVDSGFQLPDGFTIHKVEDRSDVHTMVLVDGEDNGEPTGTMTTNQDKSVYHTAPASSLSLSDLSNPCDPTSEQTISALLSAIDPPLSSLPGLIDNRATTSNKLDSLEKHTRSKVRRASTSSRTSTSATGTGDDTCLLELAGKPYEVRDKLGEGGFGVVFLGVDVDVRRAQDEADSDDEDEEPADRSLVALKVERPGAMWEAAVLDRIHKRVNANLRASIILPRNLYLFKDESFLILDYCSQGTLLDVVNKSTAIFGGTGQGVDELLAMFFTIELLKLLEGLHSAQFIHGDLKIDNCLVRISDLSNSQWSASYTRTGSNGWSAQGLRLIDFGRAIDLSLFPAGEQQMFKVSHKVDERDCTEMRKGEAWNFETDYFGLASVAYCLLFGKYMRTEIVDDKVKIDQPLKRYWQAPLWTAFFETLLNPGDQLPITNRLGEIRSDFEGWLEENCQKGGKSLKSLLRKIELAATTARKL, translated from the exons ATGGATTCCCCGAGCGCAGCGCCGACTACTGATTTCGCCCTTATAGAGTCTCAGAAAGAGAACATCAGGCCACTCGCAACAGGCCGTTCAGCTGCCACCCTCTCCACCGTATTTAAGGAGCCGTCGGCTGCCGACAAGCTCCTCCAGCAGGGTCATGAACAGCACAGGAAAGCTATCGAGGAAGCAGACAGAAGAGATGCCGCCGACGAAGACATGCCCGATGGGCTGTCGGATGTCTTGGACGTATACAATCA ATATATTCTTTTCACAGTCCAGcaccacccttcttcagatGCCCACCTCCTACCGCTTCTCGAAACTACCACTCGACGTTTCATAAATGATGCGCGGTACACACATGATATCCGATACCTGAAACTGTGGATCATGTACGCTCGTCAGATTGATCGACGTGAAGAGATCTGGGCATTTTTGGAATCAAGAGATATCGGGACGCGCCATTCCCTTTTCTACGAAGAATGGGCAACCACGCTTGAGGGATTAGGTCGGCGTAAAAAGGCAGATGAGATCTATCGACTTGGTATCGCTCGAAAGGCGTCGCCGCTTGACAGACTGAAGAACAGGCATAAGCAGTTTTTGGAAAGGATTATGGTGCTACCATCAGGTGTAGTCCCCGATGATGATCCTACTCCTGCCCCAGCTCGTACACCCTCACGTTCTGTATTGGGCCAAGTGCGTGCAACACCATCATTTTCTGTGGCAGGGGCAACCCAGCTCGCACCTTCGCTCCGGTCGACATCTGTCAACAATGGCCGAAAGATGGCGATTTttgcagatgaagaaggtaaGGCTGAGGACACTCCTGCTTCCGAATGGCCAGAGTTTGGAAgcagagatgagagaaaaaaggagaataCCGTAGAGGCTGGGCCTTGGAAGGGCGAGACGTTACCCCAGAGTGCTGCTAGGGGGAGAATGACACCGAGAACACCCAAAGTAGAAGTCTTCCAAGAT ggagaagaaggcgtcGCTCCAGTCCAGACCGACTTTGAAGTATTCTCTCGCCACAAGCAACCGCCCACAGAGGCCGAGCTTCTTAAATTCGATCCCCTCCGCCACTATGATACCACCAACCTCTCTACCGacattccttctcttcccgcCCCCCCTTCAGCTCGCAAACCTCCGAAGCCCTCAAAGTCAACTTCTTCGGCTTCCGCCCCCACCAAGCCATCTAGTAGTACAAACGCTGTACGACATGTCATGCAGCCATGGACTTGCCCGACAGATGGTCCCTTGATCACGCTGGgaaatggcaagaaggaaaagaggatgttCAATTGGGATTTGGTCTACAAAGATGGCGAGGAGTGGAGTTTCGAGGAGATTCGAGCAAAGCAGCGAGGGCTGTACGGaaaggaatggagaggCGAAGTACAAGAGTGGGAGAGGCAATGGCATAAGCCAGGAT cttcttcgcccCCCAAGCCCAAGCCTCTTGAACAGTGCAAGCCTCCTTCACCAACGGTAAACACTAAACTCGCAGAGGCCGAAGTCATGCGCATGTTTGACCAAACTATTCACGGCGGAAAAATTGGCGATTCTGATTCGGAGTCTGATTCtgaagacgacgatgaagaggatgacaaTCCCATCCAAGTTGCACCTACTCCCCTTCCAGCTCGAACCGGCAGCATCCAAATGCTTGCTCCGACCCCTGGTGGCTTCGTCCCTCCTACACCCACGCCAAGCGCAGCCAGCAGGCTATTCAGTAACAATGAGAACACCAAACCTGTCGTCTTCAGCGATGAGAATGCCGTCCCTCCATCAGCTACCAAGAAGAAATTCAATATTTTCAGTGATGACCCCGAAAACAACCCTACAAAAACTCCCCTAGGTCCTGCCCCTCCATCAACCACTAAATCTAGAGCCTTTGGTATATTTTCGGATGAAAATCAAACCCCTGCCAAACCGATGCCCCTTTCCACACAAGAAACTCCTGGCCAACGACAGTCTTCGAGCCAGAATGGTATTTTTTCTACACCTGCTTCTGTTATGCCTGGGCGAAGCGTTCCACTTTCCAGAGTTACTGAGTtgattgaggaggatggtgaggaaAACGAGgttgctgaagaggaacaagCAGCTGATCAACAAGAGATTGTGGAACCTCAAGTTGAGCagcaagaagctcaagctgATGTCGGAGAGATTATCCAGGACGTTGAGCATGTCAGTCTGAATGATGtgcaagatgaagatgagctgGAAGATGCCGCGCCCAGGGGAATGAGAAGGTTTAATATCAATCTCATGACGCCCATCACTGAGAGGACGTGTGAATACACGACGTTCACTCAGGTTACAACTGCGGGGAGGGAGAGTTTTGCGCgcgtggaggaagaagaagaagagggggagaaagaagatctAAAGGAGGAACACCCTACCAGCACTACATCACCCGAGTATGATACCACCGATGCCGGTATGGCGAGCGGCGATGTCGATAGCGGTTTCCAACTCCCTGATGGATTCACCATTCACAAGGTTGAAGACCGCTCAGACGTGCATACGATGGTCTTAGTTGATGGCGAGGACAATGGTGAGCCTACGGGAACAATGACCACCAACCAAGACAAATCTGTGTACCACACTGCACCCGCTAGCTCTTTAAGTCTTAGCGATCTTTCCAATCCCTGCGACCCCACAAGCGAGCAAACCATTTCCGCCTTGTTATCTGCGATTGACCCTCCCTTATCTAGTCTGCCTGGGCTGATCGACAACCGCGCTACCACCTCCAACAAGCTGGACTCTCTGGAAAAACACACTCGTTCCAAGGTGCGTCGCGCCAGTACATCCTCCCGTACTTCCACTTCGGCTACCGGTACTGGAGACGACACATGTCTTCTCGAACTCGCAGGTAAACCTTATGAAGTCCGGGACAAGCTTGGCGAAGGTGGGTTCGGTGTTGTGTTCCTAGGAGTAGATGTGGATGTCCGTCGGGCCCAAGACGAGGCGGatagtgatgatgaagatgaagaaccaGCGGATAGGTCTTTGGTGGCGCTCAAAGTAGAAAGACCCGGCGCTATGTGGGAAGCCGCTGTGCTGGATAGGATTCACAAGCGGGTAAATGCGAATTTGAGGGCGTCCATTATTTTACCGCGCAACTTGTACCTTTTCAAGGACGAatccttcctcattctcGACTACTGCTCCCAAGGGACCTTACTCGACGTCGTCAACAAATCTACTGCCATCTTTGGTGGTACAGGTCAGGGTGTAGATGAGCTATTGGCCATGTTCTTCACCATAGAACTTCTTAAACTCCTCGAAGGACTGCATTCGGCGCAATTCATCCATGGGGATCTGAAGATTGACAACTGCCTTGTTCGAATATCCGATCTTTCAAACTCGCAATGGTCAGCATCCTACACCCGTACGGGATCGAACGGCTGGTCTGCGCAAGGTCTCCGATTGATCGATTTTGGCCGTGCGATTGACCTATCGCTTTTCCCAGCTGGCGAGCAACAGATGTTCAAGGTCTCTCACAAggtggatgagagagattgcacagagatgaggaagggtgAAGCATGGAATTTCGAGACTGATTACTTTGGGTTGGCGAGCGTGGCATATTGTCTTTTGTTTGGAAAGTATATGAGGACGGAGATTGTTGACGACAAGGTCAAGATTGATCAACCTCTCAAGCGG TATTGGCAAGCACCTCTCTGGACTGCATTCTTTGAGACATTACTCAACCCCGGTGATCAGTTGCCGATAACCAACCGTCTTGGCGAAATCAGGAGCGACTTTGAAGGATGGTTGGAGGAGAACTGTCAGAAGGGCGGCAAGAGTCTGAAGAGTCTGTTGAGAAAGATAGAACTGGCGGCTACGACTGCAAGGAAGCTTTAG